The Methylomusa anaerophila genome has a segment encoding these proteins:
- a CDS encoding TIGR03936 family radical SAM-associated protein: MAKLRLEITKGEAIRYISHLDYAGTIERALRRAKLPVSYSEGFNPHMKLAFASALAVGVTSLAEYMDVELTGELDLQEIKNRLEPMLPAGISFNEAKYIEKHSPALMAIVNLAAYRVVAPLSNGEDREKVTNCIRQFNSASCVPYTKESPKGRREIDIKEFMGEDVRISGDNLLTDSVSLDVALRITPQGSVKPSELVDALIISFGLPVKKDAVLIERTGLFVTDGMLRFSPLKM; this comes from the coding sequence GTGGCGAAATTGAGACTTGAGATTACCAAAGGCGAAGCCATTCGTTACATATCGCATTTGGATTATGCCGGAACCATTGAACGCGCGCTGCGGCGGGCCAAGTTACCGGTTTCCTACTCAGAAGGGTTCAATCCGCACATGAAACTGGCTTTTGCGTCGGCCCTTGCGGTCGGGGTTACCAGTCTAGCAGAGTATATGGACGTGGAGCTTACCGGGGAATTAGATCTACAAGAAATAAAAAATAGACTGGAACCAATGCTGCCGGCAGGAATCTCATTCAATGAGGCAAAATATATCGAAAAGCATAGTCCGGCGCTTATGGCCATAGTCAATTTGGCTGCTTATCGGGTTGTTGCACCTCTTTCTAATGGTGAAGATAGGGAGAAGGTTACGAATTGTATTCGGCAGTTTAATTCGGCGTCCTGCGTTCCATATACGAAAGAATCGCCTAAAGGACGACGGGAGATTGACATTAAAGAATTTATGGGCGAGGATGTCAGGATCTCTGGGGATAATCTGTTGACAGACAGCGTCAGTCTTGATGTTGCTTTAAGGATTACTCCGCAGGGAAGTGTCAAACCCTCGGAGCTGGTTGATGCCCTAATAATTTCATTTGGCCTGCCGGTAAAAAAGGATGCTGTGTTGATTGAGAGGACCGGCTTATTTGTTACTGATGGAATGTTACGCTTTTCCCCGCTAAAAATGTGA
- a CDS encoding TIGR03960 family B12-binding radical SAM protein, with protein sequence MVALSPAILNHVAKPARYTGNEWNSVVKDPAAVIVNFALAMPDVYEVGMSNLGLKILYQILNNRSDTAAERVYAPWVDMEREMRVGGIPLFTLESRRPVADFDVVGFSLQYELSYTNVLNMLDLAGIPVLARERNERQPLVACGGPCVFNPEPMADFTDFFVLGEGEEVIKETVEVIAAWKKRGKPGGKEGVLKDLARLNGIYIPAFYDVSYHSDGRVSMVKPLSPEVKPVISKRVVRDMDAVDFATKPIVPYIEIVHNRIMLELFRGCTRGCRFCQAGTIYRPVRERKMETLLAHAQELVDNTGYNEISLVSLSSADYSCLSDLIHSLIDRFKDQGVSISLPSLRIDSFSIELAKQVQQVRKSGLTFAPEAGTQRMRNVINKGVTHEDLLTAVGAAFCAGWSSVKLYFMIGLPTETDEDVSGIANLAQEVMNLYKEIKGRRGAKVTISVSSFVPKPHTPFQWFGQNPVEEIERKQRLLRSLIKDRNITLNWHDARTSFLEGVFSRGDRRLGRVLYQAWQNGARFDGWSEHFKFDVWMEAFVATGIDPAFYANRERQFDEILPWDHLSSGVDKSFLVREYGQALSESVTKDCRRDLCADCGVCPGLGVDPVDWGCR encoded by the coding sequence ATTGTTGCACTTAGCCCTGCTATTTTAAATCACGTTGCCAAACCTGCCCGATATACCGGAAATGAATGGAACAGCGTAGTGAAAGACCCGGCAGCTGTTATTGTCAATTTTGCCCTGGCTATGCCGGATGTGTATGAAGTTGGCATGTCCAATTTAGGACTGAAAATATTGTATCAGATTCTCAATAATCGATCAGACACTGCTGCGGAGAGAGTGTATGCTCCCTGGGTGGATATGGAAAGGGAGATGCGAGTTGGCGGCATCCCTTTGTTTACCCTTGAATCCAGGCGTCCTGTAGCGGATTTTGATGTAGTGGGTTTTTCTTTGCAGTATGAACTCAGTTATACAAATGTGCTCAATATGCTGGACTTAGCCGGAATCCCCGTTTTGGCCCGCGAACGGAATGAACGGCAGCCGCTGGTGGCATGCGGCGGACCGTGCGTGTTCAATCCTGAGCCAATGGCGGATTTTACCGATTTCTTTGTTTTGGGAGAAGGGGAGGAAGTAATCAAGGAAACTGTTGAAGTAATAGCTGCCTGGAAAAAACGGGGAAAACCAGGCGGCAAGGAGGGAGTGCTTAAAGATTTAGCCCGGCTTAACGGCATTTATATACCCGCCTTTTATGATGTTTCTTACCATAGTGACGGTAGAGTAAGCATGGTAAAACCATTGTCCCCGGAAGTTAAGCCGGTTATTAGCAAGCGGGTTGTTAGAGATATGGACGCCGTCGATTTCGCAACTAAGCCAATCGTTCCGTACATTGAAATTGTACATAACCGGATTATGCTGGAATTGTTTCGCGGCTGTACCAGAGGGTGCCGTTTTTGTCAGGCGGGAACCATCTACCGACCGGTCAGGGAACGAAAAATGGAAACACTCCTGGCCCATGCGCAGGAACTGGTGGACAACACCGGCTATAATGAAATTTCACTTGTATCCTTAAGTTCTGCCGATTATTCCTGTTTATCCGATCTAATTCATTCATTGATAGACAGGTTTAAAGATCAGGGAGTGAGTATTTCGCTGCCTTCCCTTAGAATTGACAGTTTTTCCATAGAGTTGGCCAAACAGGTGCAACAGGTCCGAAAAAGCGGCCTGACTTTCGCACCCGAGGCCGGCACTCAGCGTATGCGGAATGTAATCAATAAAGGAGTTACCCACGAAGATTTGCTGACTGCGGTTGGCGCTGCTTTTTGCGCCGGTTGGTCTTCGGTTAAGCTTTACTTTATGATCGGTTTACCAACCGAGACAGATGAAGATGTGAGCGGAATTGCCAACTTAGCCCAGGAAGTTATGAATCTGTATAAAGAGATCAAAGGCCGTCGCGGGGCTAAAGTTACGATTAGCGTCTCTTCATTTGTACCCAAACCCCATACCCCTTTCCAGTGGTTTGGGCAAAACCCGGTAGAGGAAATCGAACGTAAACAGAGACTGTTGCGGTCATTGATCAAAGACCGTAATATTACTCTGAATTGGCACGATGCTCGCACCAGCTTTTTGGAAGGAGTATTTTCGCGGGGAGACCGGCGTTTAGGACGGGTTCTGTATCAGGCTTGGCAGAATGGGGCAAGGTTTGACGGATGGTCGGAGCATTTTAAATTCGACGTATGGATGGAGGCGTTTGTTGCAACCGGCATAGATCCTGCGTTTTACGCCAACCGGGAGCGGCAGTTTGATGAAATACTGCCATGGGATCACCTTTCTTCAGGAGTGGACAAGTCCTTTTTAGTCCGGGAGTACGGACAGGCCCTGAGCGAATCTGTAACAAAAGACTGCCGGCGGGATTTGTGCGCAGATTGTGGCGTGTGCCCTGGACTGGGCGTTGATCCGGTTGACTGGGGGTGTAGGTAG
- a CDS encoding M50 family metallopeptidase, with protein MRVGKVAGIQIILNNWFLLIISLFVVAGMSGKVLIVFSAVIFHELAHVFMARSLGYKVKEVEVLPFGAIARIDRLSEKSASSEIVIAAAGPFISLALAAVSYVGILKAGLWQDFYRFYFDVNAMLAGFNLLPALPLDGGRIVRALLAQKQDYQKATATVITIGKMISVVLLVSVVVTYWLDKTINITMIVAAVFLCVAAKAEQKLAGFRTMRVMARKKAALSANGLLPTSHFTAVPNAVVGDIIRLFGPEQYYIVLVVDDNFRLCGTLTETQVWEELPARGLKAKIKEFL; from the coding sequence ATGAGGGTTGGTAAAGTTGCTGGTATTCAGATTATTCTGAACAACTGGTTTTTGCTAATTATTTCCTTATTTGTAGTTGCCGGCATGTCGGGAAAAGTTTTAATTGTTTTCAGCGCGGTCATATTCCATGAACTTGCACATGTTTTCATGGCAAGAAGCCTTGGATACAAGGTGAAGGAAGTGGAGGTCCTTCCTTTTGGGGCAATTGCCCGCATTGATCGTCTGTCGGAGAAAAGTGCGTCCAGTGAAATTGTGATAGCAGCCGCCGGACCGTTCATAAGTCTGGCTCTGGCGGCTGTCAGTTATGTCGGAATACTCAAAGCAGGCTTGTGGCAGGATTTTTATCGGTTTTATTTTGATGTTAATGCAATGCTTGCCGGATTCAATCTGCTGCCTGCTTTGCCTTTGGACGGAGGAAGAATTGTAAGAGCTCTTTTAGCTCAAAAGCAAGATTACCAAAAAGCAACAGCAACGGTAATTACTATAGGTAAAATGATCAGTGTGGTTTTGCTTGTTAGTGTGGTAGTAACTTATTGGCTGGATAAGACTATCAATATAACAATGATCGTTGCTGCGGTATTTTTATGTGTGGCCGCTAAGGCTGAGCAAAAACTGGCCGGGTTTCGCACTATGCGGGTTATGGCGCGCAAAAAAGCCGCGTTATCAGCCAATGGCTTACTGCCGACCAGTCATTTTACTGCCGTTCCTAATGCTGTCGTGGGGGATATCATTCGTCTTTTTGGTCCGGAGCAGTATTATATTGTGCTGGTTGTTGATGACAATTTCCGGTTATGCGGTACGCTGACAGAGACACAGGTTTGGGAAGAGCTGCCTGCGCGGGGGCTAAAAGCCAAAATAAAAGAGTTTTTATAA
- a CDS encoding M23 family metallopeptidase has protein sequence MAQIWNRIVSNLRSRFRTSDKSSWQYYYCQKINYGWLKKPIAAVCLFVVLYGAHLSDTWLGLQTDNAVRYILSQNVDVDYWADRAAEYGSKYFPHALNWPSLPVVKQIRNTIAKPADPLMYMTKPVEGQLVSPFGWRSHPVLKQENFHEGIDVAAPAGASVKAAAPGKIKLITESAQLGKVLIIEHGQNIETLYGHLNEVLVQDGENVSQGQVIARVGQTGMTDTPVLYFEVRENGTAIDPMTRIKGQFPQSDVN, from the coding sequence ATGGCACAAATATGGAATCGCATAGTATCTAATTTGAGGTCAAGATTCAGAACTTCTGATAAAAGCTCCTGGCAGTACTACTACTGCCAAAAAATTAATTACGGGTGGCTTAAGAAACCGATTGCGGCAGTTTGCCTTTTTGTCGTCCTATATGGGGCTCACCTATCCGATACCTGGCTTGGATTACAAACAGATAATGCCGTACGGTACATACTTTCCCAAAACGTGGATGTTGATTATTGGGCAGACAGAGCGGCCGAATACGGGTCTAAGTACTTCCCCCATGCCCTAAACTGGCCCAGTTTGCCGGTAGTAAAGCAAATCCGAAACACAATTGCCAAACCGGCGGATCCTTTGATGTATATGACTAAGCCGGTGGAAGGACAACTTGTGTCACCCTTCGGCTGGCGTAGCCATCCGGTATTGAAACAGGAAAACTTTCATGAAGGAATTGACGTCGCTGCTCCTGCGGGCGCGAGTGTAAAGGCTGCAGCGCCGGGAAAGATTAAATTAATTACGGAAAGTGCTCAGTTGGGGAAAGTATTAATAATTGAACACGGTCAAAATATTGAGACTTTGTATGGGCATCTAAATGAGGTATTGGTCCAAGATGGAGAAAACGTTAGCCAGGGACAGGTTATTGCAAGAGTGGGACAGACGGGTATGACCGATACACCGGTTCTATATTTTGAGGTGCGTGAAAACGGTACAGCGATAGACCCAATGACTCGCATCAAAGGGCAATTTCCCCAATCTGATGTCAACTGA
- the rodA gene encoding rod shape-determining protein RodA, protein MLNQRLLRNLDFVLIGVTLLIVAVSLIIIGSATHVNNPSEDRYWYVERQGVFAVANIIIVFFMLNFDYRSLEKVAGLLYIINLGMLLAVMFVGQSALGAQRWIQIGPINLQPSEFSKLIMIISLAQILDKRSGRLNSFKEIIPIFIYVSIPFVLVLKQPDLGTSLVFLSILFGMIFVAGISTRYLMTIFGAGAAVMPIFWHFLKDYQKTRLTVFLDPNVDPLGSGYHIIQSKIAIGSGMLFGKGLFNGTQSQLNFLPENHTDFIFAVIGEELGFVGATLILLLYFILLYRCIKIAGAARDNFGTLLGTGITSMLAFHVLINVGMTAGIMPVTGIPLPLMSYGVSSLTTNMIGIGILLNIYMRRQKILF, encoded by the coding sequence ATGCTTAACCAGCGATTGCTGAGAAATTTAGATTTTGTGCTGATAGGTGTAACGCTACTGATCGTAGCGGTCAGTCTTATCATTATCGGCAGCGCGACTCATGTGAACAACCCCAGTGAAGACCGTTACTGGTATGTAGAACGGCAGGGGGTGTTCGCCGTGGCTAACATAATTATTGTATTTTTTATGTTGAACTTTGATTACCGGTCTTTGGAAAAGGTTGCCGGTTTACTATACATTATTAATTTGGGTATGCTATTAGCCGTAATGTTTGTGGGGCAGTCAGCTTTGGGAGCCCAAAGATGGATTCAAATTGGACCGATTAATTTACAGCCATCCGAGTTTTCCAAACTAATTATGATTATTTCTTTAGCGCAAATTTTAGATAAGCGCTCCGGCAGACTCAACTCTTTTAAGGAAATAATTCCAATATTTATTTACGTAAGTATACCATTTGTATTAGTTTTAAAGCAGCCGGACCTGGGAACATCCCTGGTGTTTTTATCCATCTTGTTTGGAATGATTTTTGTGGCGGGCATTAGTACGCGTTATTTAATGACTATTTTTGGCGCCGGCGCAGCCGTTATGCCGATCTTTTGGCATTTCTTAAAAGACTATCAGAAAACGCGCTTAACCGTGTTCCTTGATCCCAATGTTGACCCATTAGGCTCCGGTTATCATATCATTCAGTCTAAAATAGCCATTGGTTCGGGCATGCTATTCGGAAAGGGATTGTTTAACGGTACTCAGAGTCAGTTGAATTTTTTACCTGAAAATCATACCGACTTTATTTTTGCCGTTATTGGGGAAGAATTAGGCTTCGTTGGGGCAACTCTTATCTTATTATTATATTTCATTTTGCTCTATCGCTGCATTAAGATTGCCGGCGCCGCCCGGGATAACTTCGGTACTCTGCTGGGGACGGGAATTACGTCGATGCTTGCCTTCCATGTTCTTATAAATGTAGGCATGACCGCAGGAATTATGCCGGTTACCGGTATTCCCCTTCCGTTAATGAGCTATGGGGTAAGCTCATTAACGACCAATATGATTGGCATTGGGATATTGCTGAATATCTATATGCGACGGCAAAAAATATTATTTTAG
- the minE gene encoding cell division topological specificity factor MinE, giving the protein MLELIQKFFGKEPSGSKDIAKERLRLVLVHDRVNVSPQFMEIIKDDMIKVISNYMEINESQMEINLTKTNSSVALIANIPVNRMKRGVMPTE; this is encoded by the coding sequence GTGCTTGAATTGATACAAAAGTTTTTTGGCAAAGAACCGTCCGGTTCGAAAGATATTGCTAAAGAACGCTTACGTTTGGTGCTTGTTCACGACAGGGTTAACGTATCACCTCAATTTATGGAAATTATCAAAGATGATATGATCAAAGTGATATCTAATTATATGGAAATAAATGAGAGTCAAATGGAAATTAATCTGACCAAAACAAATTCTTCCGTTGCTCTTATAGCCAACATTCCGGTAAACCGGATGAAACGCGGCGTTATGCCGACAGAATAA
- the minD gene encoding septum site-determining protein MinD: protein MGEIIVITSGKGGVGKTTATANIGTGFALLGKRVVLLDADIGLRNLDVVMGLENRIVYDLIDVTEGNCRLKQALIRDKRYETLYLLPAAQTRDKNAVTPDQMKQLCHELAQEFEYVIIDCPAGIEQGFRNAIAGADKAVIVTTPEVSAVRDADRIIGLLESEGKHNPKLIVNRIRPLMVQKGDMMDIDDIIEILAVDLLGIIPEDEYIVISTNRGEPAIANPASLAGVAYRNIVRRLMGENVPLMTLETNQGFWGRFKKALGF from the coding sequence ATGGGAGAAATAATTGTCATAACTTCAGGTAAAGGCGGTGTAGGTAAAACCACTGCGACGGCAAATATCGGGACCGGCTTTGCTCTCTTAGGCAAACGTGTTGTATTGCTGGACGCTGATATCGGCCTCAGAAATTTGGATGTGGTTATGGGACTGGAAAACCGAATTGTTTACGATCTTATTGACGTTACGGAAGGAAATTGCCGTTTAAAACAAGCACTCATTCGGGATAAACGCTATGAGACACTCTATTTGCTTCCTGCTGCTCAAACCAGAGACAAAAATGCAGTAACTCCTGATCAGATGAAACAACTTTGTCACGAACTGGCCCAGGAGTTCGAGTATGTTATTATTGACTGTCCGGCTGGAATTGAACAAGGCTTTCGCAATGCTATCGCCGGTGCCGACAAAGCAGTGATTGTAACGACGCCTGAAGTATCTGCAGTACGGGATGCGGATAGAATTATCGGACTTTTGGAATCGGAAGGAAAACATAACCCCAAATTAATAGTAAATCGTATTCGCCCGTTAATGGTTCAAAAAGGCGATATGATGGACATTGACGACATCATTGAGATTTTGGCAGTAGATTTGCTGGGTATTATACCGGAGGATGAGTACATCGTTATATCCACTAACCGGGGTGAACCGGCGATTGCCAATCCTGCATCCTTGGCCGGCGTGGCTTACAGAAATATTGTACGGCGGTTAATGGGGGAAAACGTACCTTTAATGACACTGGAGACCAATCAAGGTTTTTGGGGACGCTTCAAAAAAGCATTGGGATTTTAA
- the minC gene encoding septum site-determining protein MinC gives MREDVVFKGSKGGLQLILNASADFSHILDQLKTKLESAAHFFTSGATVNLTPECGDLTPEERWQVINLLADYGLSPGEIIESVKAETKLATEVPLEYQQEADGSKTLIVTRMLRSGQKIVYDGNVIIMGDVNPGAQVVAGGDITVHGTCRGLAHAGSCGNEKARVTATKLMAAQLRIAGIIARAPDNSDEPDYPETARIARGIVVIEPSDKKV, from the coding sequence ATGCGCGAAGATGTTGTGTTCAAAGGTAGCAAAGGTGGGTTGCAACTAATTCTTAATGCTTCTGCCGATTTTTCTCACATATTAGATCAACTCAAAACTAAACTGGAATCGGCTGCACATTTTTTCACCAGTGGTGCTACTGTCAATTTAACACCTGAATGTGGCGACTTAACTCCGGAAGAACGGTGGCAGGTGATTAATCTCCTGGCAGATTATGGATTATCTCCCGGTGAAATCATCGAATCCGTTAAGGCTGAGACGAAACTTGCGACAGAGGTTCCGTTGGAATACCAGCAGGAAGCGGATGGCAGTAAAACCCTAATTGTTACCAGAATGTTACGTAGTGGTCAAAAAATCGTTTACGATGGAAACGTAATAATAATGGGTGATGTTAATCCCGGGGCGCAAGTGGTTGCCGGCGGCGACATTACAGTGCATGGGACTTGCCGGGGCTTGGCGCATGCCGGTTCTTGCGGCAATGAAAAAGCCAGGGTTACCGCTACCAAACTTATGGCGGCACAATTAAGAATAGCTGGAATTATTGCACGGGCGCCGGATAATTCCGATGAACCGGATTATCCTGAAACAGCTCGAATTGCCCGCGGCATAGTAGTTATCGAACCGAGTGATAAGAAGGTGTGA
- the mreD gene encoding rod shape-determining protein MreD, with protein MRMAVLWSLLLLSCLAFQAAFLPLFLSFGARPDLLLIIVVSAGLLRGKEIGVGVGFFAGILQDLASGNIFGLNTLAKMAAGYIAGLAEGKVFKENILLPLLAVTMATFFNACFVFTLIYFWGYKVEFLFLVFNQVLPTLAYNLAFSIPIHRLIFRLLLGRG; from the coding sequence ATGAGAATGGCAGTGCTTTGGAGTCTTTTACTTTTAAGTTGTCTAGCCTTTCAGGCAGCTTTTCTTCCCCTATTTCTATCCTTCGGTGCAAGGCCTGATTTACTCCTTATTATCGTAGTATCTGCCGGACTTCTGCGCGGAAAAGAAATTGGCGTCGGCGTCGGTTTCTTTGCCGGAATCTTGCAAGATTTGGCTTCCGGCAACATATTTGGTTTGAACACTTTGGCGAAGATGGCTGCCGGATATATCGCCGGTCTGGCGGAAGGCAAAGTATTTAAGGAAAACATACTGCTGCCTTTACTTGCAGTAACAATGGCTACGTTTTTTAATGCTTGTTTTGTATTCACTCTAATATATTTTTGGGGATACAAAGTTGAATTTCTTTTTCTCGTATTTAATCAGGTGCTGCCCACATTGGCGTATAATTTAGCGTTTAGTATTCCCATTCATCGCCTTATTTTCCGGCTACTGCTCGGCCGCGGATAG
- the mreC gene encoding rod shape-determining protein MreC, producing the protein MQLFHKKAVILIVAVLTVFLLAGSVATGKHQFYFVEQVIITVLAPVEYVLAKVGHSIREAASFTGEIFTVYRDNQTLKAQIEELRQNNINSTEVLAENARLRVMLDYKQAAPQFDFVIAQIIARDPGTWTSVIVLNRGTADGIAKDMAVVTPQGLVGSVVNVYPHSAKVQLILDPRSAVGCLVQRPESRVAAIVEGNGANPLAPRMVNLSRDADIIKGDKIVTSGYGGIYPKGLLIGEVGDIVNEEGGLLKYAILRPAVDFDKLEEVFIITRSRKPIPTLPPQGGQTPSPVQPKGATGQ; encoded by the coding sequence GTGCAGTTATTTCACAAAAAGGCGGTCATCCTGATCGTGGCGGTGCTAACCGTCTTTTTGCTGGCAGGTTCGGTTGCAACTGGAAAACATCAGTTCTATTTCGTAGAACAAGTTATCATCACAGTGTTGGCACCGGTTGAATATGTCTTGGCAAAGGTTGGACACAGCATACGTGAAGCTGCTTCGTTTACCGGGGAAATATTTACGGTGTACCGGGATAACCAGACTTTAAAAGCACAAATTGAAGAGCTTCGTCAAAATAATATTAATTCCACTGAGGTTTTGGCTGAAAACGCTCGGCTGCGGGTTATGCTGGATTATAAACAGGCGGCTCCGCAGTTTGATTTTGTTATAGCGCAGATCATTGCCCGTGATCCAGGTACATGGACCAGTGTCATAGTATTAAATCGCGGCACAGCAGACGGTATAGCCAAGGATATGGCAGTGGTAACTCCCCAAGGTTTAGTAGGAAGCGTTGTAAATGTCTATCCTCATTCCGCCAAAGTTCAACTTATTCTTGATCCTCGCAGCGCTGTGGGGTGCCTGGTGCAGCGACCGGAGTCAAGAGTAGCCGCTATTGTTGAGGGTAATGGCGCAAACCCGTTAGCTCCCCGTATGGTTAACCTATCCCGGGACGCAGATATCATTAAGGGCGATAAAATTGTCACTTCAGGATACGGAGGAATCTATCCCAAAGGCCTTCTAATCGGCGAAGTGGGTGATATTGTAAATGAAGAAGGCGGTTTGCTAAAATACGCAATCTTGCGACCGGCTGTGGATTTTGACAAACTGGAAGAGGTCTTTATTATCACCCGGTCCCGTAAACCTATCCCAACGCTGCCGCCGCAAGGGGGGCAGACGCCGTCCCCTGTTCAGCCTAAAGGAGCGACTGGGCAATGA
- a CDS encoding rod shape-determining protein yields the protein MMNLFGSLSRDMGIDLGTANTLVHVKGRGIVLREPSVVAIQRDTGEVLAVGEEAKQMIGRTPGNIVAIRPLKDGVIADFDVTQAMLKYFIRKAMDSKSFIRPRVVVGVPSGVTEVEKRAVIDATIQAGAREAYLIEEPMAAAIGAGLPVHEPTGNMVVDIGGGTTEVAVISLGGIVTSRSIRLGGDEMDEAIVQYIKRTYNLMIGERTAEEVKISVGSAIPPNMDEQMDVRGRDLVSGLPKTLTIKASEVQMALSEPVAGIIEAVKVTLEKTPPELASDIMDRGIVMTGGGSLLKGLDTLLNKETGMPVHIAEDSLSCVAIGTGGAMESIDLLKRVLMSPKKLS from the coding sequence ATAATGAATTTATTTGGCTCGTTGTCACGGGACATGGGAATAGACCTTGGCACTGCCAATACGTTAGTGCATGTTAAAGGCAGGGGGATTGTACTTAGAGAACCATCCGTTGTTGCTATCCAGCGAGACACCGGCGAAGTGCTGGCCGTTGGTGAGGAAGCTAAGCAGATGATTGGTCGTACACCTGGTAACATTGTTGCCATAAGACCTCTTAAAGACGGAGTAATTGCCGACTTTGATGTTACCCAGGCTATGCTTAAGTACTTTATCCGCAAGGCCATGGATTCTAAGTCATTTATCAGACCGCGAGTCGTTGTCGGGGTTCCTTCCGGTGTAACCGAAGTTGAGAAACGGGCGGTAATTGACGCTACGATTCAAGCCGGAGCCAGGGAGGCCTATCTGATTGAGGAGCCGATGGCAGCCGCTATCGGCGCCGGCCTGCCTGTGCACGAACCAACCGGTAATATGGTTGTGGATATTGGCGGCGGCACCACCGAAGTTGCAGTCATCTCCCTCGGCGGTATTGTTACCAGTCGTTCCATTCGCCTTGGCGGCGATGAGATGGATGAAGCTATTGTTCAATATATTAAAAGGACTTATAACCTCATGATTGGTGAACGAACAGCGGAAGAGGTGAAGATTTCCGTAGGTTCAGCCATACCTCCAAACATGGACGAGCAGATGGATGTTCGCGGGCGGGACCTCGTGTCCGGTTTGCCGAAAACACTAACGATTAAAGCAAGCGAAGTTCAGATGGCGTTAAGTGAACCTGTCGCCGGTATAATTGAAGCTGTAAAAGTGACCTTGGAAAAAACGCCGCCGGAACTTGCATCCGATATCATGGATCGCGGCATTGTAATGACCGGCGGTGGATCGCTGTTAAAAGGATTGGATACCTTATTGAATAAGGAAACCGGCATGCCGGTGCACATCGCCGAGGATTCCTTATCTTGTGTGGCAATAGGCACAGGTGGCGCCATGGAAAGCATCGACCTATTGAAGCGGGTTCTTATGTCGCCTAAAAAACTCAGCTAG
- the radC gene encoding RadC family protein, with the protein MSSEKTLMMKELPQTERPREKMLAKGAYSLSEAELLAILLRTGMKNMPVHRLAEYLLAKYDLSGLGSISPQELSKTLGIGLVKAVTVVAGIELGKRLSSKVPDVRPVIRSPKDAAELIMPNLRYEAKEHFIALLLSTKNQVIARSTISIGSLNASIVHPRELFREAITHSAASVILVHNHPSGDPTPSQEDIALTKKLIEAGLLLDISVLDHVIIGDGKYVSFKEKGII; encoded by the coding sequence ATGAGTTCCGAAAAGACATTGATGATGAAAGAATTGCCTCAGACCGAAAGACCCAGGGAAAAGATGCTGGCCAAGGGGGCTTACTCTCTGAGTGAGGCTGAACTTCTGGCAATTCTCCTTCGTACCGGAATGAAAAATATGCCGGTACACCGGCTGGCCGAATATCTCTTGGCAAAGTATGATTTATCAGGTTTAGGAAGTATCTCCCCCCAGGAACTTAGTAAAACTTTAGGAATCGGATTGGTTAAAGCCGTTACTGTGGTTGCGGGAATTGAACTTGGCAAGCGGCTAAGCAGCAAGGTTCCCGATGTACGGCCGGTAATTCGTTCGCCGAAAGACGCTGCGGAATTGATCATGCCCAATTTGCGTTATGAAGCTAAAGAACACTTTATAGCATTACTATTGTCAACTAAAAATCAGGTTATTGCCCGCTCTACCATATCAATTGGAAGTTTAAACGCATCGATTGTGCACCCGCGGGAACTGTTCCGCGAGGCAATTACCCACAGTGCAGCTTCAGTAATACTGGTACATAATCATCCTAGCGGTGATCCTACCCCAAGTCAGGAGGATATTGCTTTAACCAAAAAGCTAATAGAAGCGGGTTTGCTTCTTGACATCTCAGTTCTTGACCATGTAATAATCGGCGATGGTAAGTATGTTAGTTTCAAGGAAAAGGGAATAATATAA